From Halobacillus sp. Marseille-Q1614, the proteins below share one genomic window:
- a CDS encoding sigma 54-interacting transcriptional regulator, whose translation MQNEYLQDLEVNNEEKLLKVENWMSPLPFYITIEKTAREAAGKMEELDLDCLPVIDKNRFPVGVLTAKSLLHRFVRGEIDQQIGKVLTNEKSSVVSCQDSLLDVMKLPSEQFCVVDHKGELAGTLSKSEMIEGLSRLVNDLNEKEHTAEILSEILESTYEGIAVVDEHGILLEFNEAYSRFTGIDKKDAVGRHVRDVIDNTHLPETLKTGMPERGVIQYIQGQAMIVHRLPIWKNNKVVGAIGILIFEGVSEVYRIYERIQKNSTENQESQPYLSNEKLSKNKMTLDRIIGDSESAANIKRLARKVAKTNVTVLISGESGTGKEMYARGIHHLSSLSPGPFICVNCGAIPEALFESELFGYEEGAFTGAKKGGKPGKFELAANGTLFLDEIGEMPLMMQTKLLRVLQEKEVGRIGSVKEQPIELRIIAATNRNLKEMVAEGTFREDLYYRINVIEIPIPPLRDRSEDIPQLVSTYLADLCEKHQLPEKVITSEAMKAFLCYSWPGNIREVINTLEKLVVLVDRKTIELKDLPSVMKNGVTEEKEENEGLMKKAKVESEKELIRNTLREMKGNKSETAKALGIHRTTLYHKLKKYGL comes from the coding sequence GTGCAAAATGAATACCTTCAAGACTTAGAGGTAAATAATGAGGAGAAATTACTGAAGGTCGAGAACTGGATGTCTCCACTGCCCTTTTATATAACGATAGAAAAAACAGCAAGAGAAGCGGCTGGGAAAATGGAAGAGCTGGATCTTGACTGTCTTCCGGTAATTGATAAGAATCGCTTCCCTGTTGGTGTCCTGACTGCAAAATCACTACTGCATCGATTTGTGCGCGGCGAAATTGATCAGCAGATCGGGAAGGTGCTCACCAATGAAAAGAGTTCGGTCGTTTCCTGCCAGGATTCTCTTCTTGATGTCATGAAACTACCGTCTGAGCAATTTTGTGTGGTTGATCATAAAGGGGAATTGGCAGGAACGCTTTCTAAAAGTGAAATGATCGAGGGACTTTCCCGGCTGGTAAATGACCTTAACGAAAAGGAACATACGGCTGAAATATTGAGTGAAATCCTTGAGAGTACGTATGAAGGGATAGCCGTTGTCGATGAGCACGGGATCTTGCTAGAATTTAATGAGGCCTACAGCCGGTTTACAGGGATCGACAAAAAAGACGCTGTCGGCCGCCATGTGAGGGACGTCATCGACAACACTCATCTCCCGGAAACACTGAAAACAGGAATGCCTGAACGCGGCGTTATTCAATATATTCAAGGCCAGGCTATGATTGTTCACCGTCTGCCTATCTGGAAGAATAATAAAGTCGTAGGAGCTATCGGTATACTGATTTTCGAAGGTGTTTCTGAAGTCTACCGTATTTACGAAAGAATCCAGAAGAATTCAACGGAGAATCAGGAGAGTCAGCCTTACTTATCAAATGAAAAACTGTCAAAAAATAAGATGACATTAGATCGGATCATCGGCGACAGTGAAAGTGCGGCCAACATTAAGCGACTCGCCCGTAAAGTTGCCAAGACGAATGTGACGGTTTTAATATCCGGAGAAAGCGGGACAGGAAAAGAGATGTATGCAAGAGGAATTCATCATTTAAGTTCTCTGTCACCAGGTCCATTTATTTGTGTGAACTGCGGAGCCATACCTGAGGCCTTATTTGAATCAGAATTGTTCGGTTATGAAGAAGGAGCTTTTACAGGAGCGAAAAAAGGAGGCAAACCGGGTAAATTCGAATTAGCGGCAAATGGAACGCTCTTTCTTGATGAAATCGGGGAGATGCCTTTAATGATGCAGACGAAGCTCCTTCGAGTGCTTCAGGAAAAAGAAGTGGGACGTATTGGGTCTGTGAAGGAACAGCCGATCGAGTTAAGAATTATTGCCGCAACTAATCGGAACTTAAAGGAAATGGTAGCTGAAGGAACCTTCCGGGAGGATCTTTATTATCGAATCAACGTTATTGAGATTCCTATTCCGCCGCTGCGGGACCGCTCAGAAGACATTCCTCAGCTTGTGTCTACCTATTTAGCAGATCTTTGTGAGAAGCATCAATTACCGGAAAAAGTGATAACTTCTGAAGCTATGAAAGCTTTCCTGTGCTATTCTTGGCCGGGAAATATAAGAGAGGTCATAAATACATTAGAAAAACTCGTCGTCCTGGTGGATAGAAAAACCATTGAGCTTAAGGACCTCCCATCTGTTATGAAAAATGGAGTGACGGAAGAAAAGGAAGAAAACGAGGGATTGATGAAGAAAGCTAAAGTGGAAAGCGAAAAAGAACTGATTCGAAATACATTAAGAGAAATGAAAGGAAACAAATCAGAAACAGCAAAGGCATTAGGCATTCACCGTACGACCCTTTATCATAAGCTGAAAAAATATGGGTTGTAG
- a CDS encoding endonuclease I family protein — protein MAISAHEKEELLSVTTDSERLSNILTKAVKTKKELQDNEKPYYDREKDKQAVEQYYKSINLEQININELGKLLKETHSRPLRYDPSEYVYPWVDLRPDGKLKSIYSGENREVEDVIKEDYETSIKREEAIEMAEAVEQDQVKVLEQIASKFKYNCEHVVPQSWFDKQEPMRGDLHHLFTCEPVCNSIRSNYPYHDFKDYEPEKMKVSRIEDKCGKAEEELFEPEFAKGTAARAMLYFLVRYPEKIEKEHKDKIDIELLFKWHNGDPPAEYELHRNQAIYEIQGNRNPFIDFPDKITALK, from the coding sequence TTGGCGATAAGTGCTCATGAAAAAGAGGAGCTCCTTTCTGTAACTACAGATTCCGAGCGGTTAAGCAATATCCTCACTAAGGCTGTTAAAACGAAGAAAGAACTTCAGGATAATGAGAAGCCCTACTATGACAGGGAGAAAGATAAGCAGGCAGTAGAACAATACTATAAATCTATTAATCTTGAACAAATAAATATAAACGAGTTAGGAAAACTGCTGAAGGAAACTCACAGCCGTCCGCTCCGCTATGATCCGAGTGAATATGTGTATCCCTGGGTTGATTTACGTCCTGACGGCAAGTTAAAGAGCATTTATTCCGGGGAGAATCGTGAAGTAGAAGACGTTATCAAGGAAGACTATGAAACTTCTATTAAGCGTGAAGAAGCAATTGAGATGGCGGAAGCAGTGGAACAGGACCAAGTGAAGGTGTTAGAACAGATTGCCAGTAAGTTTAAATATAACTGTGAGCATGTCGTTCCGCAGTCTTGGTTTGACAAGCAAGAGCCTATGCGGGGAGATCTGCATCATCTCTTCACGTGTGAACCAGTATGTAACTCGATTCGCAGTAACTACCCGTATCATGATTTTAAAGATTATGAGCCGGAAAAAATGAAGGTCAGCCGGATAGAAGATAAGTGTGGAAAAGCTGAGGAAGAATTGTTTGAGCCTGAGTTTGCAAAAGGAACCGCAGCCAGAGCGATGCTTTATTTTTTAGTCCGGTATCCTGAAAAAATTGAGAAGGAACATAAAGATAAAATAGATATCGAACTTCTATTTAAATGGCACAATGGAGATCCGCCCGCGGAATATGAACTTCACCGCAATCAAGCCATCTATGAGATTCAAGGCAACCGCAACCCTTTTATAGATTTTCCCGATAAAATTACAGCTTTAAAATAG
- a CDS encoding nitrate/nitrite transporter, which yields MYKLQLPLQTLNLVTGFMVWVLISSLLPFITEDIAIAPDQVAWVTAVPVILGSLLRIPMGYFANLFGARLVFIASFLFLLFPVYYLSEADTFVDLLIGGLFLGVGGAVFSVGVTSLPKYYEKSKHGFVNGIYGAGNIGTALTAFSAPVVAASFGWSFTIKLYMGLLLIFVILNFFLGDKQETRVKSPLADQIKGIYRNEKLWLFCLFYFITFGSFVAFTVYLPNFLVANFALDKVDAGLRTAGFIAVATFLRPVGGWLADRFHSLILLMYVFGGFTLAAVLLSFAPSIGLYTVGCITIAGCAGVGNGVIFKLVPMYFQKQAGIANGIVSAMGGLGGFFPPLILASIYQLTGHYAIGFMALSQVALASLILVIWLYYQDKLSVSHQVMTTTPLGMMVTDINGNILTVNPAFTNLTGYTAEESIGSNPNMLKSGKQPDSFYTEMWQTIKTKGYWQGEIWNKRKDGSYYLEWLTINAIKDDAGETIQYAGVFSDMTEKISHQDEGQLVE from the coding sequence ATGTATAAACTTCAGCTTCCATTACAAACATTAAATCTTGTAACTGGATTCATGGTTTGGGTGCTGATCTCCTCATTGCTGCCTTTTATTACTGAAGATATCGCCATTGCTCCAGACCAAGTGGCTTGGGTGACCGCCGTTCCGGTAATATTAGGGTCGCTCCTGCGTATTCCAATGGGGTATTTCGCCAACTTGTTTGGGGCTCGTCTAGTCTTTATTGCAAGCTTCTTGTTTTTACTATTTCCTGTTTATTACCTTAGTGAGGCGGATACATTTGTTGATTTGCTGATCGGGGGATTATTTCTAGGGGTAGGAGGTGCGGTGTTTTCAGTGGGGGTGACGTCCCTTCCGAAGTACTATGAGAAGTCAAAACACGGATTCGTCAACGGTATTTATGGGGCAGGAAATATTGGTACGGCCTTGACCGCTTTTTCCGCCCCCGTTGTGGCTGCTAGTTTCGGCTGGTCATTTACGATTAAACTCTATATGGGATTACTGCTCATTTTTGTGATCTTAAACTTTTTTCTGGGAGATAAACAGGAAACTCGAGTGAAGTCTCCGTTGGCCGATCAGATAAAAGGGATTTATCGAAATGAGAAATTGTGGCTTTTCTGCCTTTTTTACTTTATTACCTTCGGATCTTTCGTTGCATTCACTGTCTACCTTCCGAATTTTCTCGTTGCTAATTTTGCTTTAGATAAAGTGGATGCGGGCTTACGAACAGCAGGATTCATTGCTGTAGCTACCTTCCTGAGGCCTGTTGGCGGCTGGCTGGCCGACCGTTTTCATTCACTTATTCTGCTCATGTACGTATTTGGCGGATTTACTTTGGCGGCAGTGCTGCTATCGTTTGCTCCAAGTATCGGGCTGTACACAGTCGGCTGTATAACAATTGCCGGGTGTGCAGGTGTAGGGAATGGAGTCATTTTTAAACTCGTCCCTATGTATTTTCAAAAACAAGCGGGAATCGCAAACGGAATTGTTTCAGCAATGGGCGGCTTAGGGGGATTCTTCCCGCCATTAATCTTAGCATCTATATACCAGTTGACAGGACATTACGCGATCGGCTTCATGGCGCTCTCACAGGTGGCTTTAGCAAGCTTAATCCTCGTCATTTGGTTGTACTATCAAGATAAGCTTTCCGTATCCCACCAAGTAATGACGACTACACCGCTTGGAATGATGGTCACTGATATAAATGGAAACATTCTTACGGTCAATCCAGCATTCACTAACTTAACAGGCTATACGGCCGAAGAGTCAATTGGCAGCAATCCGAATATGTTAAAGTCAGGGAAACAGCCGGACTCTTTTTATACGGAGATGTGGCAAACGATTAAGACAAAAGGTTATTGGCAGGGGGAAATCTGGAATAAGAGAAAAGACGGAAGTTATTATTTAGAATGGCTTACCATTAACGCTATAAAAGATGATGCAGGCGAAACCATCCAGTATGCTGGAGTATTTAGCGATATGACAGAAAAAATAAGCCACCAGGATGAAGGCCAGTTAGTTGAATAA
- a CDS encoding GntP family permease, whose product MDIIGMLGLIASLVLLIYLTMKGINIIIAAILSSVVVAVTGGLNLETAITENYMEGFTGYFASWFLVFLLGAIFGKIMQETKSAESIAQWIKNTFGAKRAVFAVVAAAAIMTYGGVSLFVVGFAVYPIAVSLFRTADLPHRFIPAALVFGSVSFTMTSPGSPEIQNIIPTEFFGTTPTAGGIIGVLIGLSIMVSGGLWLGRMVRKASADGETFMLPSEAAAGKNETASAVEARTEENLDPEAQALPNIIVSVLPLVLVIVLLNILGQFMNPTTALLIALTLGIFLACTMMYKFLIEFWGSLAAGTQNALVALANTCAVVGFGSVAAQVSAFDSLVDGLVNMPGPPLLSLAVGVTLICGLTGSASGGLGIALPILAPLYMAQGLNPGEMHRVAALASGGMDSLPHNGYVVTTIRAICGESHKRAYKPVFILSVLIPLAAMFLAVIVYSIF is encoded by the coding sequence ATGGATATTATTGGAATGCTGGGGCTGATAGCCTCACTCGTTTTACTTATTTATTTAACAATGAAAGGAATAAACATCATCATTGCAGCCATTCTCAGCTCTGTTGTCGTTGCGGTAACAGGCGGGCTGAATTTAGAAACTGCTATTACTGAAAACTATATGGAAGGTTTTACAGGTTACTTTGCATCCTGGTTTTTAGTGTTTTTACTAGGAGCTATATTCGGAAAGATCATGCAGGAAACAAAGTCAGCAGAAAGTATTGCCCAATGGATTAAAAATACGTTTGGCGCAAAGCGGGCTGTTTTTGCGGTAGTAGCCGCAGCCGCCATCATGACCTATGGAGGGGTTAGTCTATTTGTCGTTGGCTTTGCAGTCTACCCGATTGCTGTATCCTTGTTCAGAACAGCAGATTTACCGCACAGATTTATACCTGCTGCTCTTGTGTTTGGGTCGGTATCATTTACGATGACATCTCCCGGATCTCCAGAAATTCAGAATATTATTCCTACAGAATTTTTTGGGACAACGCCTACTGCCGGAGGGATCATTGGTGTTTTAATAGGCCTGTCTATTATGGTATCAGGCGGGTTATGGCTTGGGCGCATGGTGAGAAAAGCTTCGGCTGACGGCGAAACGTTTATGCTCCCATCGGAAGCTGCAGCAGGAAAAAATGAAACAGCGTCTGCTGTGGAAGCGAGAACGGAAGAAAATCTGGACCCTGAAGCTCAAGCTCTGCCGAATATTATAGTATCTGTTTTGCCATTAGTACTGGTTATTGTGCTCTTAAATATATTAGGTCAATTTATGAATCCTACCACCGCCTTGTTGATTGCATTAACATTGGGGATATTTTTAGCCTGCACCATGATGTATAAGTTTTTAATAGAATTCTGGGGATCGCTTGCCGCAGGGACACAGAATGCTTTGGTGGCTTTGGCCAATACTTGTGCGGTTGTCGGATTCGGAAGTGTGGCTGCCCAGGTCTCCGCATTCGATAGTTTAGTTGATGGCCTTGTTAACATGCCGGGGCCTCCTCTGCTCAGTCTGGCAGTAGGGGTAACTCTCATTTGCGGACTTACAGGCTCAGCATCTGGCGGATTAGGAATCGCCCTCCCGATCCTTGCTCCCCTCTACATGGCTCAAGGATTAAATCCAGGAGAAATGCACAGGGTGGCCGCTTTAGCTTCAGGCGGGATGGACTCCCTGCCGCACAATGGATATGTCGTTACGACAATACGTGCAATTTGTGGAGAGTCTCATAAGAGAGCCTATAAACCTGTCTTTATATTAAGTGTGCTGATTCCATTAGCAGCTATGTTCTTAGCTGTAATAGTTTATTCTATTTTTTAA
- a CDS encoding iron-containing alcohol dehydrogenase, which produces MESYAVLRMPQTINYGRGAFEKVGEEAAGKGKRALIISDKIMDQLGYVREGRNHLDQANVESVVYLGVESEPTDIYVEEALTLCKKEKCDVIISIGGGSCIDTAKAVSILATNGGYIGDYMGGKKIAGTDPIPHIAVPTTAGTGSEATDATIITNTVSDVKMMIKQPAFMPNIAIVDPLLTISSPQHVTAATGVDALSHAVEAYISRKSHPMTDVIALSAMKLIIDNIEKAYEHGDDLEAREAMCLGSLQAGIAFSNSSVCLVHGMSRPIGALFHVPHGYSNAMLLPAVLEFSKNDAVERLGDVGAIFMKEEEEYTMEEAADLAVDSVKKLCLKLNIPNLNGWGIDKQEFESVINKMASDALASGSPANNPRVPRQSEIADLYKVCYDYNFSTASRVAR; this is translated from the coding sequence GTGGAAAGCTATGCTGTGTTAAGAATGCCTCAAACCATTAATTACGGAAGAGGGGCTTTTGAAAAAGTAGGGGAAGAAGCAGCAGGAAAGGGAAAAAGAGCGCTGATTATTAGTGATAAGATTATGGACCAGCTCGGTTATGTCAGGGAAGGACGTAATCATCTGGATCAGGCGAATGTGGAAAGTGTCGTTTATTTAGGTGTTGAATCGGAGCCGACTGATATTTATGTCGAGGAAGCTCTAACATTATGTAAAAAAGAAAAATGCGATGTCATCATTTCCATTGGGGGCGGCAGCTGCATTGATACAGCAAAGGCTGTTTCCATACTTGCCACTAATGGCGGGTATATTGGAGATTATATGGGTGGTAAAAAAATAGCGGGTACCGATCCGATTCCGCACATTGCTGTACCGACGACAGCGGGCACGGGGTCAGAGGCTACAGATGCTACCATCATCACAAACACAGTCAGTGATGTAAAGATGATGATTAAGCAGCCTGCCTTTATGCCGAATATTGCGATTGTTGATCCGCTGCTGACGATCTCTTCACCGCAGCATGTAACGGCTGCGACCGGAGTGGATGCCCTCAGTCATGCAGTAGAAGCCTATATTTCAAGAAAGTCTCATCCAATGACAGACGTGATTGCTTTATCTGCGATGAAGCTGATCATAGATAACATTGAAAAAGCTTATGAGCATGGAGATGATCTCGAAGCGAGGGAAGCGATGTGCTTAGGGTCCCTGCAGGCAGGGATTGCTTTTTCCAATTCTTCGGTCTGTTTAGTACATGGCATGTCCCGTCCGATTGGGGCTTTATTTCACGTTCCTCATGGTTATTCCAACGCGATGCTTCTGCCGGCCGTGCTGGAATTTAGTAAAAATGACGCGGTTGAACGGCTTGGCGATGTAGGGGCTATTTTTATGAAAGAAGAGGAAGAGTATACAATGGAAGAGGCAGCTGACCTGGCTGTTGACTCTGTTAAAAAGCTCTGTCTCAAATTAAACATCCCTAATCTAAACGGGTGGGGAATTGATAAACAGGAATTTGAAAGCGTTATCAATAAAATGGCATCCGATGCTTTAGCCAGCGGAAGTCCAGCCAACAATCCGCGGGTCCCCCGGCAGTCTGAAATAGCAGACTTATACAAAGTCTGCTATGACTATAATTTTTCAACAGCGAGCAGAGTTGCCAGATAA